CGTACCGGCTCGCGGTGGACTTGGGGAAAGCGTGGATATGCAGGCAAACACCATCGCTTCCATTATGGCCAAGAAGACTGGCGGGAAATACAGGCTCCTGCACGTACCGGATCATCTCGGAGAGGAAGCGTATCAATCCCTTATCCAAGATCCGCAGATTCAGGAAGTTGTTGACGCTGTTCGCAGTTGTCGCATCGTTGTACACGGTATCGGAGATGCTATGGTCATGGCGCGCAGGCGCAAGGTAGATGCCGAAACGACACGCAGCTTACAAGCCGATGGCGCTCTTGCAGAGGCATTCGGGTACTATTTTGACCGACAAGGAAATGTGGTTCACAAGATGCCAACGGTCGGACTTCGACTGGAGGATCTGCAGCGGATTGAAGTTGTGATTGGCGTAGCTGGGGGCAAGAGCAAAGGTGAAGCGATCGCATCGGTCCTTCGTCACGGGCAAGAGAACGTGCTTGTAACGGATGAAGCGGCTGCACTGGAAATAATGAAACATGTGTGAGAAAGACATCATAACGTATGCCTTAACCGGCTGCGTTTTGAAATATAATTATTTATTTAATCTTAGGAGGAATTGGCTATGACAACAAAAGTAGGTATTAACGGTTTCGGACGTATTGGTCGTAACGTATTTCGCGCAGCTT
Above is a genomic segment from Paenibacillus sp. HWE-109 containing:
- a CDS encoding sugar-binding transcriptional regulator; translation: MREILDIQKQLLPDLLDIMKKRYSILHHILVSGVVGRRTLASSLDMTERVLRGEVDFLKELGLLESDAAGMRITESGRQLLEDMLPIIKIAFGLTDLEESIAKAYGLSQVIVVPGDSDTSDFTKKELGRAGAAALRKYVAKDDIIAVTGGSTMAQIANNLAISSSLKGSWFVPARGGLGESVDMQANTIASIMAKKTGGKYRLLHVPDHLGEEAYQSLIQDPQIQEVVDAVRSCRIVVHGIGDAMVMARRRKVDAETTRSLQADGALAEAFGYYFDRQGNVVHKMPTVGLRLEDLQRIEVVIGVAGGKSKGEAIASVLRHGQENVLVTDEAAALEIMKHV